One region of Intestinimonas massiliensis (ex Afouda et al. 2020) genomic DNA includes:
- a CDS encoding zinc-ribbon domain-containing protein, with amino-acid sequence MSNSLASVHPELIPEWSERNLPLTPDKITFGSNKRVWWKGACGHEWETSVKARSKGEKCPICSGARVIEGINDLATLKPLLAQEWSEKNKLKPTEVSVASHKKIIWKCKHGHEWEASVKSRTVNGTGCPYCSHNKVLAGFNDLASQYPDIAAEWSDRNLPLQPTMVTAFANSKAWWKCRDCGNEWYTLISTRSGGSRCPYCSGYTLLKGFNDLATTHPDLAAEWSERNYPLLPDEVNAKSRRNVWWKCKTCGNEWKSVINARVKGTVCPVCADRAVLAGYNDLATTDRKLLAEWDYEKNSLLPTQVSRKSMKSVWWKCSLGHSWKAKISDRTILEGKCDVCESEYRSVFPGLAVAYYAKQKGLKVQLGSDKLLGIPLETYIPSEKLAIEFTNGSEHMEVLKSHLCKQRNIKLVKLPFKTTETETEYADRVKAVFKSVHIFIYSDVEVDVSVIKRRFDEWRKRL; translated from the coding sequence ATGAGCAACAGTTTAGCAAGCGTTCACCCGGAGCTAATTCCTGAATGGTCAGAGAGGAATTTACCGCTGACGCCTGATAAGATAACCTTCGGTTCAAATAAAAGAGTGTGGTGGAAAGGCGCTTGCGGACACGAATGGGAAACGAGCGTTAAAGCTCGTTCAAAGGGCGAGAAATGCCCGATATGCTCAGGAGCGAGAGTAATAGAGGGTATCAATGATTTAGCCACATTGAAGCCCCTGTTGGCTCAGGAGTGGTCTGAAAAGAACAAATTAAAGCCTACCGAGGTATCTGTCGCTTCTCATAAGAAGATTATTTGGAAATGCAAACACGGACACGAATGGGAAGCAAGCGTTAAAAGCAGAACGGTAAACGGCACAGGCTGTCCATACTGCTCACATAATAAAGTCCTTGCAGGATTCAATGACCTTGCTTCACAGTATCCTGATATTGCTGCTGAATGGTCTGACAGAAATCTTCCGTTGCAGCCTACAATGGTAACAGCCTTTGCAAACAGTAAGGCTTGGTGGAAATGCAGAGATTGCGGAAACGAGTGGTACACTCTTATTTCAACCCGTTCCGGTGGGAGCAGATGTCCGTATTGTAGTGGATATACATTGCTCAAAGGATTTAATGACTTGGCGACTACGCACCCTGACCTTGCGGCTGAGTGGTCAGAAAGAAATTATCCTCTATTACCTGATGAGGTAAACGCAAAATCAAGACGCAATGTTTGGTGGAAGTGTAAGACCTGCGGCAATGAGTGGAAGTCCGTAATAAATGCCCGTGTAAAAGGAACGGTATGCCCGGTCTGTGCGGACAGAGCGGTTCTTGCAGGGTACAATGATTTAGCCACAACGGACAGGAAACTGCTTGCTGAATGGGATTATGAAAAAAACTCTCTGCTCCCGACACAAGTATCAAGAAAGTCGATGAAAAGTGTGTGGTGGAAATGTTCACTCGGACACTCTTGGAAAGCAAAAATCAGCGACAGAACAATTCTTGAAGGAAAATGCGACGTATGCGAAAGCGAATATCGCTCCGTATTCCCCGGCTTGGCTGTTGCCTATTACGCAAAGCAAAAAGGACTAAAGGTGCAGCTCGGTTCGGATAAACTATTAGGAATACCACTTGAAACCTACATTCCGTCAGAAAAGCTGGCGATAGAATTTACGAACGGCTCAGAACATATGGAGGTTCTCAAAAGCCACCTTTGCAAGCAGCGAAATATAAAACTCGTAAAACTCCCTTTTAAGACAACCGAAACGGAAACGGAGTATGCCGACAGAGTAAAAGCAGTTTTCAAAAGCGTACATATCTTTATTTATTCTGATGTCGAAGTAGATGTTTCGGTAATCAAAAGAAGATTCGATGAATGGAGGAAACGACTATGA
- the ant(6) gene encoding aminoglycoside 6-adenylyltransferase, which produces MRTEKEIYDLVLNFAFQDERIRIVTLEGSRTNVNIPKDNLQDYDITFFVIDMGEFLKSDDWLSVFGNRIMMQKPEDMELFPPEEKGFSYIMLFDDGVKIDLTLLPVSMLEEYLTRDKLVKIMLDKDNMIKTEIVPTDEDYYIKCPTERKFDDCCNEFWNVATYVSKGLLRGEILFAIDHMNEVLRHELLRMISWYVGTEKGFNFSLGKNYKFLDKHISKELWDNLLNTYSMSSYEEMWKSFDLCLCLFKKISKKVADSLGYNYPDYDENVTKYLETQKRISNKYLYGNRY; this is translated from the coding sequence ATGAGGACTGAAAAAGAAATATACGATTTAGTTTTGAATTTTGCTTTTCAAGATGAGAGAATTAGAATTGTAACTCTTGAGGGGTCTCGCACTAATGTTAATATACCAAAAGACAATCTTCAAGATTATGATATTACTTTTTTTGTTATAGATATGGGAGAATTTTTGAAAAGCGATGACTGGCTTAGTGTTTTTGGTAACAGAATTATGATGCAAAAACCTGAAGATATGGAATTATTTCCTCCAGAAGAAAAAGGATTTTCTTATATAATGCTTTTTGATGATGGTGTAAAGATTGATTTAACTTTGTTACCTGTTTCAATGCTTGAGGAGTATCTTACTCGCGATAAACTTGTAAAAATCATGTTAGATAAAGATAATATGATTAAAACAGAAATAGTTCCCACAGATGAAGATTATTACATTAAGTGTCCAACAGAAAGAAAGTTTGATGACTGTTGTAACGAATTTTGGAATGTTGCAACATATGTATCCAAGGGCTTACTTCGTGGTGAAATACTATTTGCAATAGACCATATGAATGAAGTATTACGTCATGAGCTTCTTAGGATGATTAGTTGGTATGTCGGTACTGAAAAAGGATTTAATTTCAGTTTGGGTAAAAACTATAAATTTTTAGATAAGCATATTTCAAAAGAATTGTGGGATAACTTACTAAATACATATTCAATGAGTTCGTATGAAGAAATGTGGAAATCGTTTGATTTGTGTCTATGTTTGTTCAAAAAAATATCTAAAAAAGTGGCAGATTCACTTGGTTATAATTATCCTGATTATGATGAAAACGTTACAAAATATTTGGAAACACAAAAGAGAATTTCAAATAAATATCTTTATGGTAATAGGTATTGA
- a CDS encoding nucleoside phosphorylase: MAIIKNEIPILEFDTEQTAVLNPTHENLGLNLPKKCVFAFLGAYIDEYASKSDTKQVSTFESATKHYPIYITKYKGEDIVLCQAPVGAAAATQILDWLIGYGVREVISAGSCGALEKFPESTFLVPNKALRDEGTSYHYAPPSRFVEISEKARKAIEETILEHSMKYQEVITWSTDGFFRETKEKVAYRKSEGCAVVEMECSALAACADFRGATWGMILYTADSLADVDKYDERNWGGNAYEYALTLCLDAVIKL; the protein is encoded by the coding sequence ATGGCTATTATTAAAAACGAAATACCGATTTTGGAGTTTGATACAGAGCAGACAGCAGTTCTTAATCCCACTCATGAAAATCTTGGTTTGAACTTACCCAAGAAATGTGTGTTCGCATTTCTTGGTGCTTACATAGATGAATATGCCAGTAAAAGTGATACCAAACAGGTATCCACTTTTGAGAGTGCAACGAAGCATTATCCCATTTACATCACCAAATACAAGGGTGAGGACATTGTGCTTTGTCAAGCACCCGTTGGTGCGGCAGCAGCCACACAGATACTTGATTGGCTGATTGGTTATGGTGTAAGAGAGGTAATCTCGGCAGGTAGTTGCGGTGCTCTGGAAAAGTTCCCCGAAAGTACATTCCTCGTACCAAACAAGGCTCTGCGTGATGAGGGAACATCTTATCACTATGCGCCCCCTTCTCGATTTGTGGAAATCAGCGAGAAGGCAAGAAAAGCAATTGAAGAAACCATTCTTGAGCATAGTATGAAATATCAGGAGGTTATAACCTGGTCAACGGATGGATTTTTCCGTGAAACCAAAGAAAAGGTGGCTTATCGCAAAAGTGAAGGCTGTGCAGTTGTAGAAATGGAATGTTCTGCTCTGGCGGCCTGTGCTGATTTCAGAGGGGCAACCTGGGGTATGATACTTTATACCGCAGACAGTCTTGCAGATGTTGACAAATACGACGAAAGAAACTGGGGCGGTAATGCATACGAATATGCACTTACGCTCTGCCTTGATGCGGTTATCAAATTATAA
- a CDS encoding ParA family protein, protein MSNCKTIAICNQKGGVGKTTTTVNLGVGLAMQGKKVLLIDADPQGDLTTCLGWQDTDNLGITLATKLTDVINETMNDPTVGILHHDEGVDLVPANLELSAMEFNLVNAMSRETALRNYLSEVKDKYDYILIDCMPSLGMVTINALSAADSVIIPVQAQYLPAKGMTQLVQTISRVKKRINPNLKIDGMLLTLVDSRTNLAKSTVEALRENFGSQIMMYRTYIPIAVKAAETSSKGKSIFAYEPGSTVSKAYTEFTKEVLADGRKKERLHSHEAR, encoded by the coding sequence GTGTCGAACTGCAAAACGATTGCCATATGCAATCAAAAAGGCGGAGTTGGAAAGACGACCACTACGGTAAACCTCGGTGTCGGTCTTGCAATGCAGGGAAAGAAAGTGTTGCTCATAGACGCAGACCCACAGGGCGACTTAACCACTTGTCTCGGCTGGCAGGATACAGACAACTTGGGTATCACGCTTGCAACGAAACTCACAGATGTCATAAACGAAACGATGAATGACCCTACGGTCGGTATTCTGCACCACGACGAAGGTGTTGACCTTGTTCCGGCAAACCTTGAGCTTTCAGCAATGGAGTTTAACCTTGTCAACGCAATGAGCAGAGAGACGGCATTGAGAAACTATCTCAGCGAAGTGAAGGACAAATACGACTATATCCTTATAGATTGTATGCCTTCCCTCGGAATGGTAACAATCAATGCTCTATCTGCGGCAGACAGCGTTATTATTCCTGTTCAGGCTCAGTATTTACCGGCAAAAGGAATGACGCAGCTTGTTCAGACCATTTCAAGAGTTAAGAAGCGTATCAATCCGAACTTAAAGATTGACGGTATGCTTCTCACTTTGGTGGATAGCCGTACCAACCTCGCCAAAAGCACGGTAGAAGCTCTGAGAGAGAACTTCGGTAGTCAAATTATGATGTATCGAACATATATCCCGATTGCCGTAAAAGCCGCAGAGACTTCTTCCAAAGGCAAGAGCATTTTTGCCTACGAACCGGGCAGCACGGTGTCAAAAGCGTACACCGAATTTACAAAGGAGGTGTTAGCCGATGGCAGGAAGAAAGAGCGACTTCACTCTCACGAAGCTCGATGA
- a CDS encoding ParB/RepB/Spo0J family partition protein: protein MAGRKSDFTLTKLDDLFSTQEQRDEEKLSKIRDIPLTEIDDFPDHPFKVRDDEDMAQLIESIKERGVITPATVRQKEDGRYELISGHRRKRACELAGFDTLRCEVVELNRDEATILMVESNYQRSQILPSEKAYAYKMRLEAMKRQAGRPSKDNLVPVGQNFSREELATQSGESQTQIQRYIRLTNLVPELLDYVDEGRIKMRPAVELSFLDEDSQRDVVDEIDLNDATPSHDQTIRMRKFFEEGKLTTEAIQAIMSEEKPNQREKIVLRGDRVRQLIPKNIPISQTEDFVCKALEHYNKFLRSRADRDSR from the coding sequence ATGGCAGGAAGAAAGAGCGACTTCACTCTCACGAAGCTCGATGACTTATTTTCAACGCAGGAACAGAGAGATGAAGAAAAGCTTTCCAAAATCCGAGATATTCCCTTGACTGAGATTGACGATTTCCCCGACCACCCTTTTAAGGTGCGTGATGACGAGGATATGGCACAGCTCATTGAGAGTATTAAGGAACGAGGGGTTATTACTCCGGCGACGGTAAGGCAGAAAGAGGACGGCAGATACGAACTCATTTCAGGACACAGACGAAAGCGAGCCTGTGAGCTTGCCGGGTTTGATACGCTCCGATGTGAAGTTGTTGAGCTGAACCGAGACGAAGCCACAATTTTAATGGTTGAGAGTAACTATCAAAGGTCGCAGATACTTCCCTCTGAAAAAGCCTATGCCTACAAAATGCGTTTGGAAGCGATGAAAAGGCAAGCGGGCAGACCGAGCAAAGATAATTTAGTCCCAGTGGGACAAAATTTTTCAAGGGAAGAACTTGCAACTCAAAGTGGCGAAAGCCAAACGCAAATTCAGCGTTATATTCGCCTTACAAACCTTGTTCCCGAACTTTTGGATTATGTTGACGAGGGGCGAATTAAAATGCGACCGGCGGTTGAATTGTCTTTTCTCGATGAGGACAGTCAGCGTGATGTGGTTGATGAAATCGACCTGAACGACGCAACCCCGTCCCACGACCAAACAATCCGTATGCGAAAGTTCTTTGAGGAGGGCAAGCTCACAACCGAAGCAATCCAAGCGATTATGTCGGAGGAAAAACCAAACCAAAGGGAGAAAATTGTTTTGAGGGGCGACAGGGTTCGACAGCTTATCCCGAAGAACATTCCCATAAGCCAAACGGAGGATTTTGTGTGCAAGGCATTGGAGCATTACAACAAGTTTCTGCGAAGCAGAGCCGACCGTGACAGCCGATAG